A section of the Thunnus albacares chromosome 6, fThuAlb1.1, whole genome shotgun sequence genome encodes:
- the LOC122984431 gene encoding cytochrome c oxidase subunit 7A1, mitochondrial: MNHLLKVPILASRAFSTSARQLRNRVPEAQKLFQADNGLPVHIKGGTTDVMLYRVTMTITLGGTCYSLYWLLYASMPHKKE; the protein is encoded by the exons aaagttCCCATTCTGGCCAGCCGTGCCTTCAGCACCTCTGCCAGACAGCTGAGGAACAGAGTCCCGGAGGCCCAGAAACTCTTCCAG GCAGACAACGGGTTGCCAGTCCACATCAAGGGAGGAACCACTGATGTCATGCTGTACCGGGTAACCATGACAATAACTTTAGGAG GAACGTGCTACTCTCTGTACTGGCTGCTCTATGCGTCAATGCCTCACAAGAAAGAGTGA